The sequence CCCAACAGCGCAGACCGATCCAGCCGCCCTGATGGCCATCCGAGAGCTCGCTGAAACCGCAGGAGCCCACTGGCTGGAATGCCCAGCCGCGGCCCATGACCAGGCCGTCGCCCTGATCTCTCACATGCCCGTCTTGGTCAGTGCCGCCCTGCTGCAGAGCGCCGATCAGGGGGGACGCGCGGCCCAGGCCGGCAACCTCGTGCGGGCCCTGGCCTCCAGTGGCTTTGCCGACACCAGCCGCATCGGCGGCGGCAATCCCGAATTGGGCACCTTGATGGCCCGCACCAACCGCGCCGCGGTCCTGGCGGCCCTGGAGCAGTACCAACGGCAACTGCAGCAGCTGCAGGCCCTGGTGGATGGGGAGGAGTGGGAGACCCTGAAGCAGCAGCTGACCCACTGCCACACCCTGCGGCCTGAATTTCTCTAGGCCTTGAGATCCAAAGAGCGCCCCTGGCTCTGCAGCAGCTGCCGGCAAGCCATCAAGGCCGAGAGGCTCACCCCTGCAGTGCCCTCACCGGGATAGATCGCATCCCCACAAAGCCACAGTCCGCTCAGGGGACTGCGGCTGGCCAGACCGAAGGGGCCAAAACGACTGGGGTGCTGCCCCAAGCCACCGACAAAGCCAAAGGGGCGGCCAGTCCAGCCGGCAAAGCCCCGCGGTGTGGCCAGCTCAGCGTGGCGATAGTCCTCGGGCTTCAGGCCGAAGAAAGCCTCAAGCGCCGCCTGAATTCCCGCCATCGCCTGCTGCTTCTGGCGCTGATACTCCGGCTCAGGCAAGCCAAACCAGGGCTTGGCGGGAGTGAAGACGCTGGCGATCAAGGTCGCCTGGCCCGCCGGGGCCCGTCCATCGCCCTCGGCGCTGAAGGAGAGAAAAACACTGCCAGGGTCCTGCCAATCCAGCTGGGCATGCAGACCAAGATCTGGCGGCAGCCGATCGCGATCCACCGCGGCATAAAGCACCAAGGCCCCAGAGGGATCCGGGAAGCTGGCAATGCGCCGGCCGTAGGCCGCAGGCAGGGCCTCCCCCAACAACTGGGGCAGCACTTGGGGCGGCAGCGTGCACACCACATCGGCCGCCTCGAGTGCAAAGGGCTTCTGACCAGGCCCCTCGCCGTGAAGCTGCCAGCCGCTGGCACCAGGGCGCAGCTGGCTGACGCGGTGGCGTAAGCGCAGGCTCCCCCCGTTGGCCTCCAGCACCTGCTCAAGCGCCAAGCAGAGCTGCTGCATCGAACCGTGGAGATGCCAAAGCCCCAGCGGGTCCTGGGCCATCGCCAACACCGTGGCCCCGTAGAGAGCCGCCGTGCGATCAGCAGGCTCTTGGGAATAGAGGCGTAGCTGGAGATCGAGGAAGCGGCGCAGGCGCGCATTCCCCCCGCAACCGCTGAGGACCAAAAGGTCCGCCACCGTGGCGGTCGTGAAAAGTCCGCTGGCCAGGGTGCCGGCCCCCACAGCACCCAGCAGCTGGCGCAGATCCCAGAGGGTCCGAGGCGGCAGCACCGGATCTTTGGCCGCGAAGGCCCAATTGCTGCTGTGCAGCAAGGCGCAGAGGGACCAAAAGCGTTCGCTTCCAGGAAACTGGCGTTGGCGCTCCAGACGCCAACGCTCAGGATCCCGCCAGAGCCGAACCGGGTCTTCAGCGGCGCTGAGCTGGACGCTGCAGCCGGGATTCAGGGGTGTGGCCTTGGGGAGCGGGACCCCGAAATGGGCCATCAGGCGCTGATGGATGCCCCCCGGCTCAAAGCCCGCCACCTGGGTCGCGCCCACATCAAAGACATAGGGACCGCGGCGAAAGGTGCCTGCACAGCCGCCCGTCTGACTGTGGGCTTCCAGCAACTCCACCTGGAGGCCCTCGGCAGCCAGCAGAGCGGCGGCGGTCAGGCCCGCGATGCCCCCCCCGACCACTGCGACATCACAGGATTTGCCCATCGCGGCATGCTGGCAGCGCCCCTACCTCCACCGCGTCGTGCCCAGCCCGCAGGCCTTCTCCGACTGGATCG is a genomic window of Synechococcus sp. A10-1-5-1 containing:
- the crtD gene encoding C-3',4' desaturase CrtD; this translates as MGKSCDVAVVGGGIAGLTAAALLAAEGLQVELLEAHSQTGGCAGTFRRGPYVFDVGATQVAGFEPGGIHQRLMAHFGVPLPKATPLNPGCSVQLSAAEDPVRLWRDPERWRLERQRQFPGSERFWSLCALLHSSNWAFAAKDPVLPPRTLWDLRQLLGAVGAGTLASGLFTTATVADLLVLSGCGGNARLRRFLDLQLRLYSQEPADRTAALYGATVLAMAQDPLGLWHLHGSMQQLCLALEQVLEANGGSLRLRHRVSQLRPGASGWQLHGEGPGQKPFALEAADVVCTLPPQVLPQLLGEALPAAYGRRIASFPDPSGALVLYAAVDRDRLPPDLGLHAQLDWQDPGSVFLSFSAEGDGRAPAGQATLIASVFTPAKPWFGLPEPEYQRQKQQAMAGIQAALEAFFGLKPEDYRHAELATPRGFAGWTGRPFGFVGGLGQHPSRFGPFGLASRSPLSGLWLCGDAIYPGEGTAGVSLSALMACRQLLQSQGRSLDLKA